Within the Streptomyces sp. NBC_00335 genome, the region GGCCAGGGCCTCCCCTTCGGGGAGGAAGCCCTCCGCTTCGCTCCAGGCTTGGAGGGCCTTTGGCCCCCCAAGGACTCCCGGGCGGGCCAAAGGCCGCGGGGGGCTTGGCTTCCTGGGGGCCTGAGACTGAATGGCGGGGCTACGCCCGCTTGGGCCCGCTTGGAAGGGCCAAAGGAAGGCTCCCCTTCCTGGGGAGGCCCCTTCCGCTTCGCTCCTGGGGGCCTTTGGTCCTTTGGCCCTTAGAAGCATCAGAGCGGTGCGAGCTCTGAATTGAGAAGGGCCTCGTTGACCTTGGCAAGGCCGCTTCGCGGACCGGAAGTCTCCCTCTTGCCGGGAGGAAGCTTCTGCTTCGCTCAGGGCCCTGGACCTTAGGCTCCCTGCCGTAGCCCAGGTCATGCCGGCCAGGGATTGAGGGGCCTTGCTGTGCTTGGTGGAGGCGCTTTCAGCGCCTAGTTTCTCCGCTTGGCTCCGGAGAAGTGAGATGCCTAGCTTTGCTCGGCAGGGCTAGGTTCTGCCGAGCAAGGTGGGGCCCTTGAAGGCGGCGAACTGAGCTTGGCTCAGGTCGGTTTGGGTTCTCTTGAGTTCAGACTTGTACGGGCTGCTCCGGGGCTTTGAGCGACCCTGTTTCAGGGTCTTCGGCTGGTTGGGTAATTCGCTCCGCTGTCATCTAGGTGTTTGCTACTTCACCTTCAGTGGTGCAGTACTGCGCGTTTCAGAGTGGAACAGCCTTTGGCTGGCTGTCCTGAGCCGTTTTGACCCCTGAAGGCTGGGCTTGGAATCAGCCACTGGTGTTCGTTGGAGGTTTGGGGGTGTTTGGTGAGCTCAGGTGTGGGCTTCGCAGTGGTGAAGGGTGGTTTTAGGAGGATTGAGTGACGTTCGTTGGTCCGGGGGTTCTTGAGCTGGGGTTTTGGGTGTGGGTCTTAACGGCGTTAACGGGGTGGGGGTCTGGGGTGTTAACGGCGTTAAGGGTTTTGTGAGGTGGCTGCTTCAAAATGTGTTGTGGATAGAGATGGGAATCAGTCAGATTCTGCGGGGTTGTGGCTGGAGGCAGGGGGGTTCTGGGGGAGGTGGGAGCTCTTGGGTGGGGCTTGGTTGTGGGACCTGAGGGGGGTCTTGCGTGCTGGTTGAGACGGCGTTGAAGGCTTGGGCGGGAGAGACCACCGGCCTATAGAAGGTACGGAGATGCGTCGTCGCAGGTCAGAGGGGGTGCAAGGGAAAAGATATGTCCCCTCAGGAGGGACATATCTAGGGTGTTGTGTCGCTGCTAGGGGGACACAACGGCTGCAAAATGTCAGTGTCGTTGACGTAAAATGGGCCAAAACGTCGGGGAGGCTGACGTATAGAGGGAGATCTGTCGGCTAACTGCTAGGGGGGCGGGTGGGGTTGGCGGGGAAGAGTCGGGAGGGGGCTCCGGGGAGGGTGTGGCTGAGATATGTCACCTGTGAGGGGACACAAGACACGCCGAACGTCAACGAGCGTGACACTTGTGTCACCCTTGTTGACATACTGATCTCCGCAGATCAACGGAGTGGAGAGCAGCCTCGTGTCATCAGAGCCACAGCGCCGCCGGGGCAATCCGGTAGGGACCCCGCGTCCCGATCTGCCGGTGGACGATGCGATCTCCGCGTGGAGTCAGCCCCTGGCTCCGGTCAGGGACCTGGACAGCCTCGCGAAGCGGTACCCGACGCGGAAGCTGACTTTGGACGGCGAGCGCAAGCCGCTGGAGTTCTACGGGACCGAGAATCAGCCGAATGCGTTCTCGATGGACAGCCTCGAGTTCTTCCTCGTGATCGCCCAGTACTTCCGGGAAGCGCTGCCTCTGCGGCTGATCCTGCTGCTCATCGCCTGCCAGCGGGCGGGGGGGCGGATTCCACTTACCCAGGAGGAGATGGCTACCATCCTGGATGTCAGCCGGACGAAGACGTCGGAAGCTCTGCACACGGTGATGTCTCATGGGATCGTCTTCAAGGTGCGGCGGGGTGTGTATCAGTTCAACCCGCCCTACAGTTACCGGGTGGCGGAGTTCATCCCGGGTACCGAGATGACGGGTGAGTTCGTGAAGGTGGAGCAGCACGGCACCATTTCGCAGATTCGTAGCGATACGAGCCTGCCGGACTTGGTGCGCTTCCCCTCGCTGGACCACATGAGGCAGGCCATCGCGGAACTGCGGGCCGAACGGGCAAGAGAGCGCGCTGCGCGTCGGGTGAGCCGGACGAAGCGCACGGGAGAAGGGACGGCTCAGTGAGTACCTTGCGATTCGCTGCGGTCAACGCAGACGGGCTGCTCTCCGACCTCGACCTGCCGCCGGCGGCGTACCGGGTGCTGCTGAAGCTGCGTTCGCTCAGCGAGCCTGGCGGGCGGATCCTCATCGACCAGGCGACGGTCGGCGGGATGCTGGACCTGAGCCGGCCGAGCGTCAACGCCGCGCTGCGGAGCCTGGAGCTGGCGAAGTTGGTCAGGAAGATCCGGAACGGGGTCTACCAGATCAACCCGATGCTCGCCGGGTACACCTCGTTCGAAGATGCGGTCGCGGCCGTGAACGAGATGGACGCGGAGGAACGACTGGACGCGCGGGGCTATGTGGCCAGCTACCACCGGGCGGTGGCGGCGTATCAGGACCAGCTCGCCGAGCAGCGCAAGAAGCGGGCGGCTCAGGCCGTCGCCAAGAAGGCGGCCGAATCGAAGCGGCGTAGGGCGCTGCACGCGGTGGGCTGAGTAGGTGCTGTTTGTAGGGCTTCTGAGGGGTGCTCAGGGGCTTGTGAGGGCCCCGGAGTACTCCGGGGCCCTTTGTGGTTCCTGGGGGCTTAGGGGGGCGTGTAGGGGTTCGTGGTCCCCGCCCGGAGGGGCTTTAGAAGTTGAGCTCTACGTAGTCGATGTCGGTGAACTCGACGAGGAGGCCCTGGGCGCGGGCGCCGTGGTCCTTGAAGTAGATCTCCTGGAGCCCTTCGGCGGTGATGCCGCGGAGCTGGGCTTCGGTGGCTCCGGCCTCGTGGGCGGTGAAGAGGCGGGACGCGTACTCCGGGGGGAGGTGCTGGGTGATGCGGCGCATCCGGCCGTCGTCGGTCGTGCCGGGGGCGGCGCTGAAGCCGAAGCGGGCGCGGGTCTCGATGATCAGGCCTGTCTGCTTCGCGGCCTTGGCGCGGGCGCGCTTGCGGACGAGGGGCTGCCAGCGGCGGCGTACCTCGCGCTCCAGGCGGGCGGAGAGTGCCGGCTTGGGCTGCTTGATCTGGTCCTTCACGTACCGCTCCACCGTGCGCCGGGAGATGGCGAGGAGGTCCGCCACGGCCTTGGTCGACTTGAGTTGTTTGACGAGGTACCGGATCTGGGCGCCCGCCGACTTGGGGATGGGGCGGGTGAAGTTCTGCTCGTCGGCGCGGTCGAGGCTGTCGCTGATTTCGGACATGGGTGGCTCTTACTCTCCGTCGGCCGCGGCGTCGTGGCCCTTGATGTGGCGGGCGGGGTTGTGGCGTTCGTCGAGTAGCTGAACGGCCCAGAGGAGGGGTTGGGTGCCCTCGTGCTTGACCATGCCGGGGCTGACGCCGAGGCGGAAGCCGCCGGGCAGGGGCTTGCCCTCGGGGGTGCGGGGCAGGAAGTCGAGTGGGCTGGGTCCGTCGGAGAGGTAGACCGCGCAGTCGGAGAGGACGGCGATCGGGTAGAGGTCCGCTGCTGTCGCCAGCTTTTGCATCTTGCGGTGCATGTTGACGCGGGCCGTGGAGATGACGGCGGCGCGGATGTCGGGGCGCCAGGTGGGGCGTTCGAGGGCGGGCCAGCTCTCGCCGGGGCGGTAGCCGGCGCCCTGCGGGCGTTCGCGGAGCTTGCCGATGCCGCCCTTGACGGTGGACTTGATCGCGGAGAGGACCGCGGTCTGGGGGAGGGGGTGGTCCGGGTCGCCCTTGTACTGCGCCATCGCCTGGAGGAAGGCGGAGTCGGTGAGGGAGGTGTGGACGCCGAGTTCGGCCATGGTCGCCATGTAGGCGTCGCGCAGGCGGGTGTACCAGGCGTCGAGGTACGGGCCGTGGTCCGGGCGGAGCCAGGCCTCGGTGGGCTGGACGGTGAGGCCGAGCTCCTGGGCGTAGGCGAGGGTCGGAGTGGCGTACCAGGCGGGGCCGGTGGGCGGGCGGCCGTGCGGGGTGAAGGGGCTGGGGAGGCGGGGGTCCATGGCGATGGCTTGGGCTGAGAGGTCGGCGAGCCAGCAGCCGGGGAGCTTCGGGTCGAAGCGGGGGCCGTCGGTGTGGACCGCGGGGCCGGTGCCGACGAGGAGGCGGTTGGCGGCCGCGGCGAAGGCCATGTTCACGTCGATGCCGACGGCGTGGGTGCGGGTGCACTCGGCGTCGCTGAGGAGTTGGGGGTCCCGGATCCAGTCGTACGCCTCTTCGTCGAGGACCTGGTCCGGGGTGCGCTGGTGCGAGCGCGGGTAGAGGGCCGCGACGACCGGGTGCTCGTCGGGGGCCTCCGGGGGAGCAGGGTCGACGGGGCGGGTGAGGGAGCCGGGTACCGGGGCGGAGACCCAGGTGTTCGTGGACTCGTCGCGGGCGGCGCGGGTGGGCGGGCGCAGGGCCGTCATGAGCTCCAGGCCGGATACGGCTGTGGAGCCCCGGGGGGTGAGCACGCGGGTCGCGTAGGAGGTGAGGAGGTCGGCGAGTTCCGGTGCGGGGAGCTCTGCGGTGTGCTCGCCCCAGGCGCGGGGGTCGAGGGCGCCCCAGGGGAGGATCGCGAGCTGGACGCACTGGCGGCCGGTGGTGGGGGTGGCCGGGCGGTAGATGCGGGGCCAGGGGCCGAAGCCGCGGCGGGTCAGCTGCCACTTCGCTTTGGTGAGCTGCTTGATGACCGGGTGGTCGTCGGGGAGGCGCAGGCCGCGGCGGTCTTCGAGGACGAGGGGGAGTCCGAGTGCCTCGGTGGCGGCGGGGGTGAGGACGAGGAGGGGGTCGCCGTCCTTGCCGTTGCGGTGGAGGCGGGGGGAGCGGAGGTCGGCGGCGGGGGTGAGGGCCCACTCGACGAGGGCGGGGAGGGTGGTGGGGGGTGTGAGGACTGCGCCTCGGGCGGCGTGGGCCTTTCCGCTGCCGTCCAGTACGGCTAGGGGGCCGTTGCCCTCCGGGAGGGGGGTGGGGGTGGATTTGGCGGGGGCCGGTTTGGTGACACCTGTGCGGGGGGTGGGTGTTGCCATTGCCGTTCCCGGCTGGGGGGTGGAGTTAACGGCGTTAATGGGTGCGGCGACGCTGGGGGTGGGCCCGGCGCCTTCGACGTGGGCCTGGAGTGTGGGGGGCGGCTGGGTGTTAACGGCGTTAATGGGCCCGGTGGCTTCGGCGGCGGGGTGGGGGGCCGCGGGCTGAGGCGTGGGGGCGTTAACGGCGTTAATGCCGTGGAGGTCCGCCAGGCCGTTGAGGAGGCGGGCGTAGGCGGCGCGCTTGGGCGGGCGGGGGGCCGTGCGGCCCGTCTCCCAGGAGGTGACCGTTTCGCGGCGGACGGCCAGGGCCTGGGCGATCTGGTCCTGGCTCAGGCCCGCGGCCTCGCGGAGGCGCTTGCGCTCGTCCGGGTGCGGGAGGGCGTCCTGTGCCGCGGCCTCTTCCAGTAGGGCGTCGACCGCGGCGAAGAGCGTGGTCTGTTCGTTTTCGTGCGCGTTGGGCATGGGCACCTCCAGGCGCAGCTTATGCGAACCGCACCATGGAACGCACTTGAAACACACGTGGGGGCGATGGGGGTCCGGCCGGGCCAACGCCCCCTTCGTGTCGGGGGTGGGGGTGAGGTGCGTTAGATGCGGGTCAGGAGGAGTTCTGTTACCGCCTTCAGGTCGTCCGGGGTGAGGTGG harbors:
- the tpg gene encoding telomere-protecting terminal protein Tpg, whose protein sequence is MSEISDSLDRADEQNFTRPIPKSAGAQIRYLVKQLKSTKAVADLLAISRRTVERYVKDQIKQPKPALSARLEREVRRRWQPLVRKRARAKAAKQTGLIIETRARFGFSAAPGTTDDGRMRRITQHLPPEYASRLFTAHEAGATEAQLRGITAEGLQEIYFKDHGARAQGLLVEFTDIDYVELNF
- the tap gene encoding telomere-associated protein Tap — its product is MPNAHENEQTTLFAAVDALLEEAAAQDALPHPDERKRLREAAGLSQDQIAQALAVRRETVTSWETGRTAPRPPKRAAYARLLNGLADLHGINAVNAPTPQPAAPHPAAEATGPINAVNTQPPPTLQAHVEGAGPTPSVAAPINAVNSTPQPGTAMATPTPRTGVTKPAPAKSTPTPLPEGNGPLAVLDGSGKAHAARGAVLTPPTTLPALVEWALTPAADLRSPRLHRNGKDGDPLLVLTPAATEALGLPLVLEDRRGLRLPDDHPVIKQLTKAKWQLTRRGFGPWPRIYRPATPTTGRQCVQLAILPWGALDPRAWGEHTAELPAPELADLLTSYATRVLTPRGSTAVSGLELMTALRPPTRAARDESTNTWVSAPVPGSLTRPVDPAPPEAPDEHPVVAALYPRSHQRTPDQVLDEEAYDWIRDPQLLSDAECTRTHAVGIDVNMAFAAAANRLLVGTGPAVHTDGPRFDPKLPGCWLADLSAQAIAMDPRLPSPFTPHGRPPTGPAWYATPTLAYAQELGLTVQPTEAWLRPDHGPYLDAWYTRLRDAYMATMAELGVHTSLTDSAFLQAMAQYKGDPDHPLPQTAVLSAIKSTVKGGIGKLRERPQGAGYRPGESWPALERPTWRPDIRAAVISTARVNMHRKMQKLATAADLYPIAVLSDCAVYLSDGPSPLDFLPRTPEGKPLPGGFRLGVSPGMVKHEGTQPLLWAVQLLDERHNPARHIKGHDAAADGE
- a CDS encoding MarR family transcriptional regulator, which produces MSTLRFAAVNADGLLSDLDLPPAAYRVLLKLRSLSEPGGRILIDQATVGGMLDLSRPSVNAALRSLELAKLVRKIRNGVYQINPMLAGYTSFEDAVAAVNEMDAEERLDARGYVASYHRAVAAYQDQLAEQRKKRAAQAVAKKAAESKRRRALHAVG